In one Oscillospiraceae bacterium genomic region, the following are encoded:
- the deoD_1 gene encoding purine nucleoside phosphorylase, with protein MNYTFSQYQESAGYIRSKIGDFTPQVAMILGSGLGYLGDLVEDAVAVPYGEIPHFKPSTAPGHKGRLVFGTLEGKPVAVMQGRMHHYEGYSYEEVSYAVRVLRLLGAGQLIVTNAAGCVNTAWKAGDLMLITDHMKLFMESPLRGENIPEFGPRFPDASHLYTPALRDLAKQAAGALGIGLREGVYMYFPGPQYETPAEVRAARILGADAVGMSTAPEVIAAGHCGMQVLGFTLCTNMAAGILDQPLSEQEVLDAAEACKDKFSRLVLACLKQMRI; from the coding sequence ATGAACTATACTTTTTCCCAGTATCAGGAGAGCGCCGGCTATATCCGCTCTAAAATCGGGGACTTCACCCCCCAGGTGGCCATGATCCTGGGCTCCGGCCTGGGCTACCTGGGCGATCTGGTGGAGGACGCGGTGGCGGTGCCCTACGGGGAGATCCCCCACTTCAAGCCCTCCACCGCCCCCGGCCACAAGGGCCGCCTGGTCTTCGGCACGCTGGAGGGAAAGCCCGTGGCCGTCATGCAGGGCCGGATGCACCACTACGAGGGCTACTCCTACGAGGAGGTGTCCTATGCCGTGCGGGTGCTGCGCCTGCTGGGGGCGGGGCAGCTCATCGTGACCAACGCCGCCGGGTGCGTCAACACCGCCTGGAAGGCGGGGGATTTGATGCTCATCACCGACCACATGAAATTATTTATGGAATCCCCCCTGCGCGGGGAGAATATCCCTGAGTTCGGCCCCCGCTTCCCCGACGCATCCCACCTGTACACCCCCGCCCTGCGGGATTTGGCCAAGCAGGCCGCCGGGGCGCTGGGCATCGGGCTGAGGGAGGGCGTGTATATGTACTTCCCCGGCCCCCAGTACGAGACCCCGGCCGAGGTCCGCGCCGCCCGCATCCTGGGGGCCGACGCGGTGGGCATGTCCACCGCCCCCGAGGTCATCGCCGCGGGCCACTGCGGTATGCAGGTGCTGGGCTTCACCCTGTGCACCAACATGGCCGCCGGGATCCTGGATCAGCCCCTGTCCGAGCAGGAGGTGCTGGACGCGGCCGAGGCCTGCAAGGACAAGTTCTCCAGGCTGGTCCTCGCCTGCCTGAAACAAATGCGGATTTAG